GTGTGCATCGAAGCCGCGCCGGCCTTCGCCATCCACCAGCGTCTCGATGAACGCTTCCGCGCGTGCCTTGCGCACCGCATCCAGGATCTGCGCTTCGCTGGCCTGCGGCCGCCCGTACAGCAGGTTGTCGCGGATCGAGCGATGCAACAGCGAGGTGTCCTGCGTCACCAGGCCGATCTGCCCGCGCAGGCTTTCCTGCGTGACCCGCGCGATGTCCTGCCCGTCGATCAGGATGCGCCCCTGTTCCAGGTCGTACAGCCGCAGCAGCACGTTGACCAGGGTGGATTTGCCGGCGCCGGAGGGCCCGACCAGGCCGATCTTCTCGCCGGCGCGCACCTGCAGGTCCAGCCCGGCGATCACGCCGCCGCGCTTGCCGTAATGGAAATGGATCTGCTCGAACTGCACCTGCCCCTGCGTCACGCGCAGCGGCACCGCATCGGGCGCATCCTGGACCTGCACCGGCTGGGAGATGGTCTGCATGCCGTCCTGCACGGTACCGATATCTTCGAAGATGCCGTTGACCGTCCACATGATCCAGCCGGACATGTTGTGGATGCGGATCACCAGGCCGGTGGCCAGGGTGATGGCACCCACGCTGATCTGGCCGCGACTCCACAGCCATAGCGCCAGCGCGCAGGTGCCCACGATCAGGAAGCCGTTGGCCATGGCGATGGCGGTATCCATCGCGGTGGTCACCCGCGTCTGCCCGCGATGCTTGACCGCCAGCTCGTCGATGGCATCGCGGACGTAGGCTTGTTCGCGGCCGGCATGCGCGAACAGCTTGAGCGTGGAAATATTGGTGTAGCCATCGACGATGCGCCCGGTCGCCTTGGAACGCGCGTCCGACGCCACCCAGGCACGCGCCTTCATGCGCGGCACGAAGAACGCCATCAAGGCGACATACACCACCAGCCAGATCAGCAGCGGTGCCATCAACCACGGGTCGGCCTGGGCGAACAGCCACAGCGCACTGCCGGTATAGACCACGATGTACCACAGCGCATCGACCATCTGCACCGCCGATTCGCGCAACGAGGTACCGGTCTGCATCACCCGGTTGGCAATGCGGCCGGCAAAGTCGTTGTTGAAGAAGCCCAGGCTCTGCCGCACCACGTAGTTGTGCATCAACCAGCGCGAGCGGTTGCTCAGGCCGGGCACGATGGCCTGGTTGACCAGCAGGTTGTGCAGCCCGGTAAAGAACGGCCGCGCGATCAGGGTGATCGCGGCCATCCACGCCAGCTCGCCGGCATGCCGGCGGAAGAAGTCCGGCCCCGGACGCTCGGTGAGCATGTCGACGATGCGGCCCAGGAAGTCGAACATCGCCACTTCCACCAGCGCCAGCAACAGCCCGGCGATCAGCGTGGCCAGCAGGATCGGCCACAACGGCCGCAGGTAATGCAGATAGAACCGCCACACATTGCGTGGCGGCATCTCCCGCTCGATGGGCGGGAAGATATCGATCAGGGATTCGAACCAGCGGAACATTGCAGCCACATCGTCAGACGCCGGGCACCCAGGCTAGCCGATCGGGCGTCAAGCCGTGGTGCGGTGCCTGCTCAGCCGACCCTGGCTAACCGCTCTTGGTCGCGGATACGCAGCAGCAGCCGGTTGATCTCCGCCACATCGAACTGCGCCGGGTCGAAACGCCCGCCGAGCGTGGCCACCCACTACACGGCGGCAAGCCTTCAACGCCGTTGCAGACTCGGCACCGCATCGCTCACGTGGGCATGCCGGCGCATGATCCAGTTGAACAACGGCGTTGCCATCAAGGTGGACAGGATCGCCATCAGCACCAGTACCGAGAACAGGCCTTGTTCGATCACCCCGGCCTGCAGGCCGATGTTGATGATGATCAACTCCATCAGCCCGCGCGCGTTCATCAGCGACCCGATCGCCATCGCGTCGCGGTTGTTCTCGCCGGTGGCGCGCGCCGCGGCCCAGCAGGCCACGCCCTTGCCCACGAACGAGGCAAGCAGGATCGCCACCCCGGCCAGCATGATCTGCGGCTGCAGCAGCACGCTGAGCTGGGTCTTCAGGCCCGAATAGGTAAAGAACAACGGCAGCAGCAACACCACCACGAATGGTTGCATCATCGCGCGCAGCTTCTCGGTCAGCGCGCCCTTGGGCAGGCAGACGCCGAGCAGGAAGCCGCCGAACACCGCATGGATGCCGATCGCATCCATCGCCCAGGCGCTGACGCAGAACAGCATCAGCACGATCGCCAGCATGCTGTTGTCGAGCGGCTGGTCCGGCGCCACGTGGTCGGCCAGCCGGCGCAACAGATGCCGGCCGACGAAGAGCATGAACACCGCGTACGCCACGCCGCCGCCGATGGCCAGGTACGCACTGCCCCAGCTGCCGCCGAAGCTGGCCAACACCACGGCCAGGATGCACCAGGCTGCCGCGTCGTCGAACGCGCCGGCGGTCAACGCCAGCGTGCCCAGCGGGCTAGTGGTCAGGCCGCGTTCGTGGATGATGCGCGCCAGCATGGGGAATGCGGTGATCGCGATGGCCGCGCCCAGGAACAGCGAGGCCTCCATCAGCTTGGCCTTGTCCGAGAACAGTCCATCCACGGTGAGCAGCCACGGGCACATCGCAAAGGCCAGCGCGAACGGCACCGCGATGCCGGCCAGCGACACGCTCATCGCGCTGCGGTAGCGCGCGCGGAAGTGATCGCCACGGAAATCGGTGCCGACCAGGAACATGTACAGGCCCACGCCGAACTGCGCGAACACGTACAGCACGTCCATGGTCTGCTTGGGGAACAGCGCCGCCTGCACGCCCGGCGCCAGCAGGCCGAACAGCGACGGCCCCAGCATCACGCCGGCGATCATCTCGCCGACCACCTGCGGCTGCCCCAGACGCTTGGCCAGCCTGCCCACCAACCGACACACCAGCAGGATCGCAGCGGCCTGCAGAAAGAAATACACCGACATCTGCGGAGTGGTCATGCGTGCGGCGACATCCTTGAGAAGTGCGCGGATCATAACCACACGCGGCACCAGGCGGTAGCCGCACGGTGGCGATAACCACGGCCCGGGCGGGCGTGGATCAGGCGTCGACGATGGCCACTGAGCGGACTGTCGGCGCGCTTACCGACCGCTGCCGGCAATTCGGCCACCAGCGCACTCAATCACGCCCGGCACACCACCGGCCGAGCATCACCTCACTTCGGCGCTGCGGCGTCCGCCTCGACCGGGGTCAGCACCAGATCCTGAAAATCGAAGCTGAAATCGGTCAGCGGCGAGATCGCTTCCATGCGCATCTCGCGCACCGCACCATCGGGTGTCAGCGCGAAGTTGACGAAGGCATCGGCATTCAAGGAGCGGTCGTCCCAGCGCACGATGAAGCTGTCGTGCTGCCAGTGCTCCAGCGTGCCGACCAATTGCGCGGTCTTGGAGAACTGCAGGCGCAAGCGCGTGCCGTCCTGGCGGATCACCACATCGCCGTACCACGGGTCGCGATAGGTGGCCGCATAACTGCGCAATGGCAACGACGGCGTCGAACGCGCGGCGCGCGCGTCCTGGTGTTGCTTCCAGCTGGTATCGGCATCACCGGCCGCCTTGTCCACCGCCTTCACATAAGCCGCGGTCCAGTCGGTAGGCGGCGCCTGCAAGAACGCATCCAGCACCTGCCAGGTCACCGCGTTGAACGCTGCCCCCACTTCCTGATTGGTCAGCACCACCACACCCAGGTTTTGGTCGGGCACCAGCGTCAGCCGCGACACCATGCCCGGCCAGCCGCCGGTATGCGAGACCAGACGGTGGCCGCGGTAATCGCTCAACCCCCAGCCCTCGCCATACCCGGCAAAATTGGGCCGCGCGGCCGCCAGTTCGGGGACCGGCGCCTCGGCAATCGCAACCGGGGTGATCACCGACCACATTTCCTGCTGCCGCTTGGCACTGAACAGCGGTTTGCCATCCGGCAAGACGCCGCCGGCCAGTTGCACCTTCATCCACAGCGCCATGTCGTGCGCGCTGGAGTAGATGCCGCCGGCACCGGAGTTGTTGGACCAGGTCAACGGCGGCACGGTCCGCAGCTGGCTGAAATCGTATTTGGCGTGCCCGACTGCGGCATTGTCGCCGGGCTGCAGGTGGTCGGCATTGAAGCGCGTGCCGCGCATGCCCACCGGCGTAAAAATGCGCTGTTGCAGGAATGCTTGGTAGCTCTGCCCGGACACCTGCTCGATCACCTTCTGCGCCACCGCGTAGAGGATGTTGTCGTAAGCGTAGCGATCGCGAAATCCGCCCTTCAACGGCACCTTGGCCAGCCGCTGCACCACTTCTTCGGTGGTGTAGCTGGTGGTTGGCCAGAACAACAGGTCGCCCGCACCCAGGCTCAGACCGCTGCGGTGGGCCAGCAGATCGCGGATGCGCATTTCTCCACTGACGTACGGGTCGGACATGCGGAACCACGGCAGGTGGTCGATGACCTTGTCGTCCAGCGAGAGCTTGCCCTCGTCGGCCAGGATCGACAGCGAAGCCGCGGTGAACGCCTTGGTGTTGGAGGCGATCGCGAACAATGTGTCGGCCTGCACCGGCTCGGGTTTGCCGATCTCGCGCACGCCATAGCCGCGCTCCAGCACCACCTGCCCGTCCTTGACGATGGCCACCGCGATGCCGGGCACGTCGAACTGCTTGCGCACACGCTCCATCTGCGCATCGAACTGCTGCATGCCGGCAGGCAGCTCCGCCGCCTGCGTCGTTGTCACCAGGGTCGCCAGCATCAGCACGCCTCCCGTCAGCCATTGATTCACACGCATTGCCATTCCCCTGAGATCGATCAGACCAGGCCGCCGGCACTGTCCAGCGACAGTGGCAGCGGCGTCACCAGCACCCCGTTGCGGTCGGCGTACAGCCAATGCCCCGGCACGAACGCCACCCCGGCGAAATTCACCGGCACATCCACATCGCCCAGATCGCGCCGCTCGGTGCGCCGCGGGCAGGCCGCCAGCGCCAGCACGCCCAACGGCAGGCTGTCCAGGATTTCGACATCGCGCACGCAGCCGTGGATCAGCACGCCAGCCCAGCCGTTGGCCACCGCCTGCGCTGCGATCTGATCGCCCAGCAACGCATGCTTCAACGAGCCCTGCCCGTCCACCACCAGCACCCGACCATCGCCCGGCGTGGCGACCAGCTCGCGCACGCGCGAGTTGTCTTCGAAGCAGCGCACCGTCGCGATGGGGCCGGAAAACGTATCGCGCCCACCAAAGTGCCGGAACAGCGGCTCAGCGACGCTGACCTCCGAAAAACGGTCACATAGATCGGGCGTGGTCCAGGTCATCGATACGCTCCCATACGGCGATGCAGGCATGGTAGCCGGCTGCGCTGGCGTGCGGCAGTGGCTAGCGCACTGTGGCGGTGCGCGGCGAAGCGCGCGATCGCGCGGGCCGTAGCGACGAGCCACCCGGCGTGGGCGAGGAGATGGTTGCGCTCGCCATGG
The window above is part of the Xanthomonas campestris pv. badrii genome. Proteins encoded here:
- a CDS encoding ABC transporter ATP-binding protein; translation: MFRWFESLIDIFPPIEREMPPRNVWRFYLHYLRPLWPILLATLIAGLLLALVEVAMFDFLGRIVDMLTERPGPDFFRRHAGELAWMAAITLIARPFFTGLHNLLVNQAIVPGLSNRSRWLMHNYVVRQSLGFFNNDFAGRIANRVMQTGTSLRESAVQMVDALWYIVVYTGSALWLFAQADPWLMAPLLIWLVVYVALMAFFVPRMKARAWVASDARSKATGRIVDGYTNISTLKLFAHAGREQAYVRDAIDELAVKHRGQTRVTTAMDTAIAMANGFLIVGTCALALWLWSRGQISVGAITLATGLVIRIHNMSGWIMWTVNGIFEDIGTVQDGMQTISQPVQVQDAPDAVPLRVTQGQVQFEQIHFHYGKRGGVIAGLDLQVRAGEKIGLVGPSGAGKSTLVNVLLRLYDLEQGRILIDGQDIARVTQESLRGQIGLVTQDTSLLHRSIRDNLLYGRPQASEAQILDAVRKARAEAFIETLVDGEGRRGFDAHVGERGVKLSGGQRQRIAIARVLLKDAPILILDEATSALDSEVEAAIQDSLDALMGNKTVIAIAHRLSTIARMDRLVVMDGGRIVETGTHAELIAHGGLYARLWARQTGGFVAADA
- a CDS encoding cation:proton antiporter, encoding MTTPQMSVYFFLQAAAILLVCRLVGRLAKRLGQPQVVGEMIAGVMLGPSLFGLLAPGVQAALFPKQTMDVLYVFAQFGVGLYMFLVGTDFRGDHFRARYRSAMSVSLAGIAVPFALAFAMCPWLLTVDGLFSDKAKLMEASLFLGAAIAITAFPMLARIIHERGLTTSPLGTLALTAGAFDDAAAWCILAVVLASFGGSWGSAYLAIGGGVAYAVFMLFVGRHLLRRLADHVAPDQPLDNSMLAIVLMLFCVSAWAMDAIGIHAVFGGFLLGVCLPKGALTEKLRAMMQPFVVVLLLPLFFTYSGLKTQLSVLLQPQIMLAGVAILLASFVGKGVACWAAARATGENNRDAMAIGSLMNARGLMELIIINIGLQAGVIEQGLFSVLVLMAILSTLMATPLFNWIMRRHAHVSDAVPSLQRR
- a CDS encoding serine hydrolase — encoded protein: MRVNQWLTGGVLMLATLVTTTQAAELPAGMQQFDAQMERVRKQFDVPGIAVAIVKDGQVVLERGYGVREIGKPEPVQADTLFAIASNTKAFTAASLSILADEGKLSLDDKVIDHLPWFRMSDPYVSGEMRIRDLLAHRSGLSLGAGDLLFWPTTSYTTEEVVQRLAKVPLKGGFRDRYAYDNILYAVAQKVIEQVSGQSYQAFLQQRIFTPVGMRGTRFNADHLQPGDNAAVGHAKYDFSQLRTVPPLTWSNNSGAGGIYSSAHDMALWMKVQLAGGVLPDGKPLFSAKRQQEMWSVITPVAIAEAPVPELAAARPNFAGYGEGWGLSDYRGHRLVSHTGGWPGMVSRLTLVPDQNLGVVVLTNQEVGAAFNAVTWQVLDAFLQAPPTDWTAAYVKAVDKAAGDADTSWKQHQDARAARSTPSLPLRSYAATYRDPWYGDVVIRQDGTRLRLQFSKTAQLVGTLEHWQHDSFIVRWDDRSLNADAFVNFALTPDGAVREMRMEAISPLTDFSFDFQDLVLTPVEADAAAPK
- the rraA gene encoding ribonuclease E activity regulator RraA — its product is MTWTTPDLCDRFSEVSVAEPLFRHFGGRDTFSGPIATVRCFEDNSRVRELVATPGDGRVLVVDGQGSLKHALLGDQIAAQAVANGWAGVLIHGCVRDVEILDSLPLGVLALAACPRRTERRDLGDVDVPVNFAGVAFVPGHWLYADRNGVLVTPLPLSLDSAGGLV